The Methyloceanibacter sp. wino2 nucleotide sequence GCCTTCGTCATCGCCGACGTTTCCACCGTCTGGGTCGATATCAGCATCTACGCCCACGATCTTGAACAGGTCCGGGCGGGGCAAAGTGTGACCATCCTGACGGACGGAGGATTCGAGGCCGAGGGAACCATCGCCTTCGTGACGCCCAACGTTTCCGAGGAAACGCGCACCGCCAATGCCCGTGTCGTTCTCGAAAACACGCCGATGCGGCTCCGGCCCGGCATGTTCGTCACCGCCGACATCGCGGTCGTCGAAGAGCCCGCGAATGTGCGCGTCCCGGCCTCGGCCCTGCAAACGCATGAAGGACAGGACGTCGTGTTCGTCAAACACAAGGACGGGAAGCTGAAGCCGCAATCGGTCACCCTCGGGCGGCGCAACCACGACTATGTCGAGGTGCTGGCGGGGCTCAGCACCGGCGACACGGTCGTCACCGACGGCGCCTTCGTCGTCAAGTCGCAGCTCGCCAAGTCGGGCTTCGACGACGGTCACAACCACTAGCGCCGCGCGTTCGATGCATACCTTCCTCGAAGCCATCCTGCGACAGCGCCTGCTGATCTGCATTCTCGCCGTGGGCGTTCTGGTGGCGGGCTTCCAGAGCTACCGCAATCTTCCCGTGGACGCCTTCCCGGACGTATCGCCGACGCTCGTGCAGGTCTTCACCGAGACCGAGGGGCTCGCGCCCGAGGAGGTCGAACGCTACGTCACCTATCCCATCGAAGTCGCCATGAACGGTCTTCCCGGACTGAAGACCATCCGCTCCGTCTCGAATTTCGGCCTGTCCGTAGTGAACGTCTATTTCGAGGACTCCACGGACATCTATTTCGCGCGCCAGCTCGTGGGGGAACGCTTGCAGACGGCGCGCGAGGAGATCCCCGACGGTTTCGGCGAGCCGGAGATGGGACCCATCACCACCGGCCTCGGGCAGATCCTGTTCTACTACGTCGAGGATACCACGGGCGGACGCACGCCCGAGGAGATGCGCGAGATCCAGGACTGGATCATCAAGTTCAACCTGCAGACCGTCCCGGGCGTCACCGAGGTCTTGTCGCTGGGAGGCGAGGTCAAGCAGTTCCAGGTTCAGGTCGATCCGCAGGCCCTGCTCCGCTACCGGCTCGGCATCGGCGACGTGGTCGACGCGGTGAAGGCCAATAACGGCAACGCCGGCGCGCAGTACATCGTCAAGAATTCCGAGCAGTATCTCGTGCGCTCGATCGGCCTCGCGGGCGGCATCGCCGATATCGAGGACACGATCCTGAAAGTGGTCGACGGGGTGCCAGTGAAGGTCCGCGACGTGGGCGCCGTGAAGATCGGCGGCGAGGTCCGCCAGGGCCTGGCGACCAAGGACGGCGACGGCGAGATCGTCGCCGGGCTCGTTCTCAAGCTGATCGGCACGAACACGTCGAAGGTCATCGCCGACGTGAAGGCGCGTCTGGAGAAGATCAACGAGGCGCTCCCCGAAGGCGTGCGCGTCGTGCCCTATTACGACCAGTCCAAGCTCGTGCTGCGCAGCGTCGAGACGGTGAACGGGGCCTTGGCGCAAGGCGTCATCCTCGTGGTTCTCGTGCTCCTCGCCTTCATGGGCGGGTTGAGACCGAGCCTGGTCGTCGCCTTCGCCATCCCCTTCTCCATCTGCGTCGCCTTCATCCTCATGCGGGTCACGGACTTGTCGGCCAACCTGATGTCGCTCGGCGGCATCGCCATCGCCATCGGCATCATGGTCGATGGCGCCATCGTCATCGTCGAGAACGTCGACCGCTATCTCAAGGAGAAGCATACGGCGCTCTCCAAGCACCAGATCGTGGCGCGGGCTTGCGCAGAGGTGGTGCGCCCGATTGCCTTCGCCATCGTGATCATCATCGTGGTCTTTCTGCCGCTGTTCACGCTGCAGGGCTATGAAGGCAAGACCTTCCGGCCGCTCGCCTTCACCGTCTCGCTCGCGATGCTGGGCTCGCTCGTCTTCGCCATCTTCGTGGCGCCCGTCCTGTCCGAGATGCTGATGAAGCGCCCGGACCCCGAGGCGCGCGGCAAGGTGCGGCTCGCGGACCGGCTGGTGAACGGCATGATCGGCGCTTACCAGCCGCTGATCGAACTGTTCGTGCGTGCCCGCGTGCTCGCCATCGCGCTTGCCGTCGGCATTCTCGCGGTGGGGCTCGTCATTTTTCCGCGGCTCGGCTCCGAGTTCGTCCCGCGGCTGAACGAGGGCGATCTCCTGGTCCGCGTGACCATGGCGCCTTCCATCGCGCTCGAGGAGGCACGCGAGACGGTCACGCGCTTCGAGCAGCAATTGCTGGACCGGTTCCCCGAGGTGGAGCGGGTGGTGTCGCGGGTCGGGCGCGGCGAGGTCGGCGCGCATGCGGACCCCGTGAACAACGCGGAAGCCTTCGTCGGGCTCAAGCCGCAAGAGGAGTGGCCGAGCGACCGCACGCCCGAGGAACTGTTCGCGGCGATGAGCGAAGCCTTCGAGGACTTCCCCGGTGCGAAGTTCAACTTCACGCAGCCGATCGCCGCCGCCGTCGACGAGCTCCTCACCGGCACCAAGGCCGAGCTCGCCATCAAGCTGTTCGGCGAGGACCAGGACGTGCTGCTCACGAAGGCCGGCGAGATCGAGCGGGTCGTGCGGGACATTCCGGGCGCCGCGGACGTGCAGAAAGACCAGGTCACCGGCACGCCGCAACTGCAGATCCGCGTCGATCGCGGGCAGATCTCCCGCTACGGCCTCAATATCGAGGACGTTCAATCGGCGGTGCGCACGGCCATCGGCGGCGAGACGGCCGGACAGGTCTTCGAGGGCGTGCGGCGCTTCGACATCCTCGTGCGCTACGACGAAGGCGCGCGCACCACGCCCGAGGCTATCCGCGAGCTCGTCATCCGCACGCCGCCCGGATTGCTGATCCCCTTGCGCCAAGTGGCCGAGGTGACGGAGATCGTCGGTCCGCGGCAGATCACGCGGGAGAACACCCAGCGCTTCATCACCGTCCAAACCAACGTGCGCGGCCGTGACATCGGCTCGTTCGTCGCGGAAGGCCAGGCGCGCATCGCCGAGACCGTCGACCTGCCGTCCGGCTATCTCGTGGAGTGGGGCGGCCAGTTCGAGCTCCAGCAAGAAGCGAACCGCCGGCTCGCCATCGTGGTGCCGATCACGCTGGGGCTCGTGTTCCTGCTGCTGTTCATGAACTTCGGCTCGCTGCGCGCCTCGCTGCTGATCATGCTCAACATCCCGCTGGCGCTGGTCGGCGGCGTGGTGGCGCTGTGGCTCGCCGATCTCAACCTCTCCGTGCCCGCGTCCGTCGGCTTCATCGCCCTGTTCGGCATCGCGCTGGAGAACGGCATGGTGCTCGTCACCTATCTTAACTGGCTCGTGGCCGAAGGGAAGTCCGTGGACGAGGCGAGCGTGCAAGGGGCCTGCATGCGCTTGCGGCCGGTGCTGATGACCGCGCTGACGACGGCGCTCGGACTAATCCCCCTACTCTACGCCACAGGCGCCGGAAGCGAGGTGCAGGCTCCGCTTGCCACGGTGGTGGTCGGTGGGCTCGTGAGTTCCACGGTGCTGACGCTCTTGGTGATTC carries:
- a CDS encoding efflux RND transporter permease subunit translates to MHTFLEAILRQRLLICILAVGVLVAGFQSYRNLPVDAFPDVSPTLVQVFTETEGLAPEEVERYVTYPIEVAMNGLPGLKTIRSVSNFGLSVVNVYFEDSTDIYFARQLVGERLQTAREEIPDGFGEPEMGPITTGLGQILFYYVEDTTGGRTPEEMREIQDWIIKFNLQTVPGVTEVLSLGGEVKQFQVQVDPQALLRYRLGIGDVVDAVKANNGNAGAQYIVKNSEQYLVRSIGLAGGIADIEDTILKVVDGVPVKVRDVGAVKIGGEVRQGLATKDGDGEIVAGLVLKLIGTNTSKVIADVKARLEKINEALPEGVRVVPYYDQSKLVLRSVETVNGALAQGVILVVLVLLAFMGGLRPSLVVAFAIPFSICVAFILMRVTDLSANLMSLGGIAIAIGIMVDGAIVIVENVDRYLKEKHTALSKHQIVARACAEVVRPIAFAIVIIIVVFLPLFTLQGYEGKTFRPLAFTVSLAMLGSLVFAIFVAPVLSEMLMKRPDPEARGKVRLADRLVNGMIGAYQPLIELFVRARVLAIALAVGILAVGLVIFPRLGSEFVPRLNEGDLLVRVTMAPSIALEEARETVTRFEQQLLDRFPEVERVVSRVGRGEVGAHADPVNNAEAFVGLKPQEEWPSDRTPEELFAAMSEAFEDFPGAKFNFTQPIAAAVDELLTGTKAELAIKLFGEDQDVLLTKAGEIERVVRDIPGAADVQKDQVTGTPQLQIRVDRGQISRYGLNIEDVQSAVRTAIGGETAGQVFEGVRRFDILVRYDEGARTTPEAIRELVIRTPPGLLIPLRQVAEVTEIVGPRQITRENTQRFITVQTNVRGRDIGSFVAEGQARIAETVDLPSGYLVEWGGQFELQQEANRRLAIVVPITLGLVFLLLFMNFGSLRASLLIMLNIPLALVGGVVALWLADLNLSVPASVGFIALFGIALENGMVLVTYLNWLVAEGKSVDEASVQGACMRLRPVLMTALTTALGLIPLLYATGAGSEVQAPLATVVVGGLVSSTVLTLLVIPAVYKWFVPKPLAATVVEQKTSAPTE